The Curtobacterium sp. MCSS17_015 genomic sequence CCCGAGGCGACGACGTCGAGCGACGTGCCGTGGGCCAGGCGCGACGTCACCGAGAACGGGAAGAACGTGGTCTGGCGCCAGGCCTCACCACCGGGCTCGGTCATGATCGGGCCGATGACGTTGACGAGCTGGGCGATCGACGCGGAGGCGACGCGGTCGGCGTGGCGGAGGAGCGAGATGAGCAGGCCGCCGAGCACGACGGCGTCGGCCACGGTGTAGACGTCCTCCAGGAGGCGCGGGGCGACCGGCCAGTCCTCGAGCGTGAAGGTCTTGGCCTTCGCCTCCCACTTCGTGATCGACCAGACGTTCCACTCGTCGAAGGAGATGTCGATGCGCTTGTCGGACTTCTTGTGCGCCTGCACGTGGTCCGCCGCCGTGGTCACCGTCTTGATGAAGTGGTCCATGTTGGCGCCGGAGGCCAGGAACGAGGTGAGGTCGTCGTCCTCCTCGTAGTACGCGTGCGCCGAGATGTAGTCGACGTCGTCGTACGCGTGCTCGAGCACGGTGCGCTCCCACTCGCCGAACGTCGGCATCGACGCCCCCGAGGAACCGCAGGCGACGAGTTCCAGGTCCGGCTGGATCTGTCGCATCGCCTTGGCCGTCATCGCGGCGAGCTTGCCGTAGTCCTCGGCGTTCTTGTGGCCGAGCTGCCACGGGCCGTCCATCTCGTTGCCGAGGCACCACATGGTGATGCCGAAGGGCTCCTCGCGGCCGTTGGCCTTGCGCTCCTCGGACCGGGCGGTGCCGCCGCCGATGTTCGCGTACTCGAGCAGTTCGATGGCTTCGGCGGTGCCGCGGGTGCCGAGGTTCACGGCGAGCATGAGCTCGGAGCCGACCGAGTCGAGCCACTGCTGGAACTCGTGCAGGCCGACCTCGTTCGTCTCGGTCGAGTGCCATGCCAGGTCGAGGCGCCGGGGACGCTGCTCGACCGGTCCGACGCCGTCCTCCCACTTGTAGCCGGAGACGAAGTTGCCGCCGGGGTAGCGGATGGTGGTGACGCCGAGCTCCTTGACGAGTTCGATGACGTCCTTGCGGAAGCCGTGCTCGTCGGCCGACTCGTGCGCGGGCTCGTGGATGCCGTCGTAGACGTGGCGGCCGAGGTGCTCGACGAACCCGCCGAACAGTCGGCGCCGCACCGGGCCCACCGTGAACGCGGAGTCGAGGACGAGGTGTGTGCGGGGCATGGATGATCTCCTTCGATCAGGCTGTGCGTCGAGCACATGTGTTCCGCGGTGTCACGGAAGTGAGCGCTCACCTGACAGGAACGCTACCGGGTGTCGACACCGGACGGAAGGGCTGGCGCGCGCGTCGGCGCGGCGCTAATGTGAGCGCTCACGGGGCACCGACGCCCCGCGATCGGGACGGCAGCATCCCCGGATGACGTCCCGCTTCGGCCCGTCCCGATGGAGTGATGCCATGCCGAACCGTCCAGTCCCGCCACCCCGCGGGTCCACGTTCACCCGCAGGAGCCTGCTCGCCGCCGGGGCAGCGGCGGCCACGGTCCTGCCGCTCGCCTCGTGCGCGAGCCCCCTCGCAGCCGGGATCGCCGGCGCCCCTCTGAACCCCGAGACGCTCGTCTTCTGGAACCTGTTCGGTGGTGGCGACGGCGTCCGCATGAAGACCATGGAGGACGGGTACGCGAAGCAGCACGGCGGCTCCTCCGCCCTGCAGGCCACCACGTTCGCGTGGGGGAACCCGTACTACTCGAAGGTCACACTGGCGACCGTCGGGAACAAGCCGCCGGACGTCGCGATCGCGCACCTGACCCGCGCGAAGCCACTCTGGGACGGCGACCTGCTCGACCCGATCACGGCGGACGACCTGGCGAGCGTGGGCCTCAAGGCGAGCGACTTCAACCAGAAGGCGTGGACCGCGCAGAAGACCGACGGCAACAACATCGCGATCCCGCTCGACACGCACCCGTTCGTGCTGTTCTACAACGTCGAGGTCTGCCGCAAGGCCGGACTGCTCGACAGCGACGACCAGCTCACGGACCTGAACGGGATGGAGAACTTCGAGCGTGCCCTCGCCGCCGTGTCGAAGGTCACCGGCGGCAACGCGCTCAACGTCGCGAACGTCGTGCCCGAGACCGCGACACCGTGGCGGTTCTTCTGGACGATGTACAACCAGATCGAGGGTGCCACCCCGTTCATCAGTGACGGCGGCGCGAAGCTCACCGTCAACGAGGACGCCTACAACGAGGTCACCAGCCGCACCCAGAAGTGGGTGAAGGAGGGCTGGATGAACAAGGCCCTGGACTACGCCACCGCGCAGTCGCTCATGTTCGACGGCAAGGCCGGCTTCTTCATGCAGGGCGAGTGGGAGATCAGCACCGCCCAGTCGATCAAGGGGCTCGAGTTCGGCATGGCGCCGATCCCGCAGCTCTACGACAAGCCCGCCACGCAGGCCGACGCGCACACCTTCATCCTGCCGAAGAAGGACCGGACGCCCGAGCAGCGCAAGCAGCACTTGCTCTTCATCAAGCAGATGCTCGAGCAGAGCCTGACCTGGGCGGAGGGCGGGCACGTCCCGGCCTACATGCCCACCTTCGACAGCAGCGCGTACAAGGAGCTCAAGCCGCAGTCGAACTACGCCGCCGCCGCCGAGACCGCGGTCTTCGACGACGCCGCCTGGTACGGCGGGTCCGGTTCGACCTTCGAGGGCACCGTGGGCGCCCAGCTCGCCCTCGTGCAGCAGGGCAGCTCGTCCCCCGCGCAGGCGCTCAGCGCGATCAAGAGCCAGCTGGCGACCTACCTCAACACCCCGAGCCCCCTGTGACCAGGCGCGCGAACACCGTGAACACCCCGCGAAAGGCACGATGACGTGACCACAGCACCAGTCCTCGACCGCCCCACGGATGCGGCCACTGCACCACGGCGGCTCCGCTCCTACCGGACCAGCGTCACCCGCGGCCAGGGTCGCAGCGGATGGCTGTTCCTCGCCCCGTTCGGCCTGTTCTACGTGGCCTTCCTGCTCGGCCCGACGATCTGGATGATCGTCACGAGCTTCTTCAACACCTCGACCGTGCGGACCGGGCTCGGCAGCTTCGCCGGGTTCGCGAACTACGCGGAGATGCTCGGACGCTCCGACTTCTGGTCGTCGCTGTGGCACACCCTGCAGTTCACGCTCTACACGACGCCGCCGCTGGTGATCCTGGCGTTCGTCTTCGCGGTGCTGACGAACCGGATGAACAAGGGCCAGTGGTTCTTCCGCCTGGCGTTCTTCCTGCCGTTCATCCTGCCGTCGGCGACGATCTCGCTCATCTGGGTGTTCATCTTCACCCCGGCGACCGGCCTCTGGGCGACCCTGCAGACCGCACTCGGCATGACCCCGGGCTCGGGCATGCTGTCGAGCCCGAACACCGCGATGATCGGTGTCGCCATCGCCACGATCTGGTGGACCCTCGGCTTCAACTTCGTGCTGTACCTGGCCGGCCTGCAGGAGATCCCGCGCGAGCTGTACGAGGCCGCCGCCGTCGACGGTGCGTCGAACTGGCAGCAGATCAAGTCGATCACCCTGCCGCTGCTCGGCCGCACCACGACGCTGGTCATCCTGCTGCAGATCATCGCGTCCCTGAAGATCTTCGACCAGGTGTACCTCATGACGAACGGCGGCCCGGGCATCTCGACCCAGGTCTCACTGCAGCTCATCACCGGCGTCGGCTTCACCGACAACCGGCTCGGCGCCGCCTCGGCAGCGTCCGTCCTCCTGTTCATCGTGATCGTCGCGATCGCGGTCATCCGGCAGCTCGTCGAGCGCGCTGCCGCCAAGCGAGAGATCGGGGCCTGACATGACCGCCACCGAGAGCATCACCACCGGTCGCGCCAAGCTCCGCACCGGCGTCTCCTCGGCCGCGCCCACGAGCGCCGCGAAGATCGGCGTCTCCGGCAGGGGGTTCACGATCGCGTCGGCCGTCGTCCTGACGGTCTTCGCGATCATCTGGCTCATCCCGAGCCTGTTCGCCCTGAAGACGTCGCTGTCCGACAACGGCGTCGCCGCGCTCGGTGCGGGCGCGATCCTGTCGGACTGGAACCCGACGCTCCACTCCTACTCGTCGCTGTTCCAGTCCGGCGACATCTGGAACTGGTACCTGGCCAGCGGCATCACGAGCGTCGTCACGGCGGTGCTCACGGTGATGTTCGCCTCGATGGCGGCCTTCGCGTTGTCCCGCCTGGTGTTCCGCGGCCGCAACGTCGCGTTCCTGCTCATCATCCTGGGCATCATGATCCCGACGCAGGTGCTGATCATTCCGATCTTCCAGGAGCTCAACGCGGTCGGCCTGCTCAACACCTACTGGTCGGTGATCTTCCCGCAGGTGCCCGCCGTGATCGCGGTGTTCATCTTCAAGCAGTTCTTCGACGGCATCCCGAAGGAGCTCGAGGAAGCCGCCCGCATCGACGGCGCGAGCATCTGGAAGGTCTACTGGTCGGTCATCCTGCCGCTGTCCCGCCCGGTCATCGCCGCGGTGACGATCCTGACCTTCGTCGGGGTGTGGAACAACCTGCTGTTGCCCCTGTTCGTGCTGTCGAACCCGGACCTCATGACGATCCCGGTGGGGCTCGCCACGGTCCAGGGCAGCTTCGGCCAGCGGTACGCGGACATCCAGGCGGGCGCGCTCCTCGCCGCGCTGCCGCTCATCATCCTGTACCTGGTCTTCCAGCGGCAGATCGTCGAGGGCGTCACGGGGTCCGGTCTGAAGGGCTGACGTCCGGACCGCACGACGGACGGGAGGCTCCCCACCAGCGGGTGGGGAGCCTCCCGTCCGATGTGGGTCGCCTCAGGCGGAGGCGAGCGGTGCGAGGCGCGAGCGCAGCAGGCAGAACTCGTTGCCCTCCGGGTCCTGCAGCACGTGCCACGACTCGTCACCGGTCTGCCCCACCTCGGCCGGACGCGCGCCGAGGGCGAGGAGCCGCTCGAGTTCCGCGTCCTGGTCACGGTCGACGGGGTTGACGTCGAGGTGCAGGCGCAGCGGCTGGGACTTCGCGTGTGCGACGCGCGCCAGGATGATCGTCGGGGCCGCCCCGCCGAAACCGGAGGCCGGGCCGATCTCGATGCCGTCGTCCTCCCGGCCGAGTTCCACGTAGTCGAGGACGGCGCACCAGAAGCGCGACAGCGCCTCGGGGTCGTCGCAGTTGAGGACCAGTTCGCTCAGGCGGCAGCTCATGGCGCGAGGCTACCCGCGTCTCCCGACCGGACCGGCTCAGGGCGTCGGGGTGATGCTCCACGACCCGTTCGTCGCGACGGCCACCACGCCTGGCAGGTCGGCTTCGAAGGTGTCCGAGAACGCCTCGGTGTCCCCGAACAGCTGCGTGTCGTCCGACGTCGTGAAGACCCGAACACCGAACCGGTCGTCGGCATCGGCCGGCGTGTAGTCGACCTGCACGTGCGAGACGTCGTCCGAGAAGAACAGGACCGCCGGTCCCGTGCCCGACTGCGGGCCGGACACCGACGGCAGGTCGTTCCAGCTCAGCATCGTCATCGACCAGGGACCGTCCGCCTGGACGATGAGCATCTGCTCGTCCGGATCGGACCGCATGACCCCCGTCAGGAAGGACGCGGTCAGCGGAGCCGTGGCCTCACCGAACGGCGACATCCGCCCGGGTGCCGTGACGGCCGCGGTGCCGACGCACCGCGAGCAGTCCAGGTTCATCACCACGGCGAAGTCGCCGCGGACCCGGAAGGCGACGTCGGCGGGGCCGGTGCCGGAGACGGTCGCGGGAGCGCCCTCACCGACGTCCCCGGCGTCCAGCGTGACCCCGACGAGTTCCGCGACCGGCGGCGTCGTCGCCGTCGGGGTCGGCGTCGGCGTCGCTGACGGGCTCGGTGATGCGGTCCGCCGCGGAGCCGCGCCGTCGGTCGCGGCGGTGTCCGGGACGCTGCCGCCCGTCAGCATCGAGCAGCCGGTGACCAGCAGGAGCGCTGCGACGGCCGCCCCCGTCGTGCCCGCGCGTCGGATGTGTCGTCCGTCGTGTTCCCCCATGCGCACAGCGTGCCACATCGGGTGGCGGACGCCACCGGCCGCGGTCCAAGGGGACCGCCGGGCGCAGCGCCTCAGGCCGGGACGGGCATCCGGGCGTCGTGCTTCCAGAACCCGGAGAAGGTGATCCGCGACTTCGGGAGCCCTGCGCGGTGCAGGTGGCGGCGACCCTCGGTGGCGAGCCGGGACTCCCCGACGACGAAGGCGTACCCGCGGTCGTCACGGGGCACGTGCCGCTGGAGTTCCGCGAGCGCCGCCCGACCGGGCACCGCGTGGGCGTCACCGCGGACGAGCCACGTCACGGTGACGCCGACGGGAGCGTCCAGGTCGCGGATGTCGAGCGCGGTCGGGACCTCCTGGATGATGCGGCCGACGGTGTCACGGGGCAGGGACCGGGCGATGCCGACGACGGCGGGCAGGCCGGTCTCCTCGGCGGCGATGACGACCTCGCTGGTGTCGTCCGGGCAGTCGAAGATGCAGCCCTGGTCGAGCAGGGCGAGCTCGTCCCCGGGTCGGGCTCCGCAGGCCCAGACGGCGGCGCGGCCCTCGAGTTCACCGTCGCCGTTCGTGTGCACGACGAAGTCGATGTCCATCTCGCCGAGTTCCGGCCGGTGTCCGGCGACCGTGTAGTTGGCGCAGTGCGGTCGCGATTCCTCGGGGATGCGGAGGTACTGCGGCCACCACTTGGCGCCGTCGATCTCGGGCATCCGGAAGGCGTCCTGCTCAGGGCGCTGCAGGAACAGGCGGAACCAGTGGTCGAAGCCGAGGAACGGGAAGTCGCGGATCTCGTCGCTCGCGATGGTGACGCGGTGGATCGACGGGGTGTGCCGTCCGGTGCGCACGACCCGTGCCCGGAACAGCCGCGGGTTCTCGGGCATCAGCCTCGGGATCTTCGCCATGAGGGAAGGCTAACCTAATATTGCTTCCGTGCCACCCCCTCCCCTCACCGTCCCCACTGCGCCCACCGCCCCTCCCGGAGCGGTGATCGGCGCCGCCGGGGTGCACCGCCGGACGGCCCGTCGGCGGATCGGGGTCCTGCTCGGGCTCGCGGCGGTCGTGCTCGGCGCAGCGGTGGCGAGCATGCTCCTCGGCAGCAACCACATCGGTGCCGAGCGGGTGGTCGCCGGCCTGACCCGCAGCGGCTCGGGCACGGACGAGGCGATCGTCTGGGGTTCACGCGTCCCCCGCACGCTCATCGGGGCGGCCGTCGGCGCCGCACTCGGCATGGCCGGGCTGCTCATGCAGGGTCACACCCGGAATCCGCTCGCCGACCCCGGCCTGTTCGGGGTCTCGGCCGGCGCCGGGCTGGCCGTCGTGCTCGGCGTCTTCGTCTTCGGCGTCACGAACACCGGTGCGTCCGTCTGGTTCGCCCTCGTCGGCGCCGTCGTCGCGAGCGTCGTCGTCTTCTCGGTCACGGTCGCTGGCAGCGGGACCGCGAGCCCGGTGCCCCTCGCCCTGGCGGGGGCGGCGGTGTCGGCGCTGCTCGGTGCCCTGACGTCGTTCATCGTGCTGACCGACCAGGCGTCGCTCGACGCGTACCGGCTGTGGGTCGTCGGGTCGCTGTCGGGTCGACAGCTCGACGTGCTGCAGGCCGCGTGGCCGTTCATGGCGGTCGGCCTCGTCCTCGCGATCTGGAACACCAGGGCCCTCGACGCGCTCGGCCTCGGCCCGGAGCTCGCGAAGGGGCTCGGCGAGGACCTGCTCACCGCCCGCCTGGTCGGACTCGGCGGGATCACGCTCCTCGCCGCCGGCGCGACGGCAGCGGCCGGTCCGGTCGCCTTCGTCGGGCTGACCGTCCCGCACGTCGCACGGGCGGTCGTCGGCACCGGACACCGCTGGACCCTGCCCGCCACGGCACTGCTCGGTGCCGCCCTCGTCCTGCTCGCCGACGTGGTCGGGCGGCTCATCGGCGGGTTCGCCGAGGTCGAGGTCGGGATCGTGCTGGCCGTGATCGGCGGCCCGGTGTTCGTCGCCGTGGCCCGTCGTCGATCGCTGGTGTCGCTGTGAGCGCCGCGACGACGCCCGCACCCGCCGTCGGCGCACCGAAGGGCGACCGGAAGGGCATCCGCATCGGACCGGTCGGGCTCGCCTGGCGCCCACACGTCCTCACCGCCACGGTCGTCGCGGTGGGCGTCGCCCTGCTGCTCGTCGTGCTCGGGGTCGCCGTCGGCTCGACGTTCATCGCCCCGGGCACCGTCGTCCGTGCGCTGATCGGGCTCGAGTCGGGACCGGAGTCGTTCATCGTGACGACGCTGCGCCTCCCCCGCGTCCTGACCGGGGCGCTCGTCGGGGTGACCCTGGCCGTTGCCGGTGCCCTGACCCAGACCTTCACGCGGAACCCGCTCGGGACACCGGACATCATCGGCGTGACCTCGGGTGCGAGCGTCGGTGCCGTGGCGGCCGTCGTCCTCGGCGGCGGCAGCTATTCGGTCAGCGCCCTCGTGCTCGGCGGCGGGATGCCCGTCGCGGCCACGATCGGAGCACTGGTCGCCGCCACGATCGTCTACGGCCTGGGCTGGCGGGGCGGCGTGCAGAGCCACCGGCTCATCCTGGTCGGCATCGGGGTGAGCGCCACGCTCGACGCCCTGACGAGCTACCTGCTCGTCCGCGCCAAGATCACGCAGGCCACGGCTGCTTCGCAGTGGCTCGTCGGCAGCCTGTCGAGCACCTCGTGGACGACGGTGTGGCCGCTCCTCGTCATCGCCGCGGTGGGCGTCCCGATCGCGCTCGCCACCTCGGCAGCGCTCGGCATCGGTCAGCTCGGTGACGAGGTCGCGACCGGCGTCGGGCTGGGTGTCCAGCGGCACCGGTTGCTCGTCATCGGCCTGGCGGTCGTCCTCACCGCGGCGGCGGTCGCGGCCGCGGGCCCGGTCGGGTTCGTCGCCTTCGTGGTGCCGCAGATCGCCCTGCGCCTGGCGGGGACGAACCGGCCACCGCTGGTGCTGTCGGCGGCCCTCGGCGCGGTGCTCGTGCTCGGTGCGGACCTGCTCGCCCGGTCGGCGTTCCCCTGGCAGGTGCCGGTCGGCATCGTCACCACCGTGATCGGCGCCCCGTACCTGATCTGGCTCCTCATCCGTCACCGCAAGGAGATGTCCCGATGACCACCACGACCCCGCCGGCGACCGCCGCCGCGTCCGCGCCGGACCGCCTGCACGCCGGCCCCGTCCTGGAGGCCCGTGGCCTGTCCGTGGGGTACGACAGGTCCCCGGTGCTCCGCGACCTCGACCTGTCGATCGGGCGCGGCACGGTGACGACGTTCCTCGGCGCGAACGGCTGCGGCAAGTCGACGCTGCTCAAGGCGCTCGGTCGGGTGCTCAAGCCGCAGGCCGGCGAGGTGCTGCTCGACGGCACCCCGATCCGGAAGGAGGCGAACCGGTCGGTCGCGCGGAAGCTCGCGATCCTCCCGCAGTCGCCGTTGGCCCCGGCCGGCACGAGCGTGCTCGACCTGGTGATGCGCGGCCGGAACCCGCACCAGTCGTGGGCCCGGCCGTGGACCGCCGAGGACGCCGCGGTGGCCGAGGACGCCATCGCCGCCACCGGTCTCACCGAGGTCGCCCACCGTGACGTCGCCAGCTTGTCCGGCGGGCAGCGCCAGCGCGCCTGGATCGCGCTCGTCCTGGCGCAGCGGGCGGACACGCTCCTGCTCGACGAGCCGACGACCTACCTCGACCTCGCCCACCAGCTCGACGTGCTGCGCCTGGTCCGTCGGATCAACCGCGAGCAGGGCGCCACGGTCGTGATGGTGCTGCACGACCTCACCCTGGCCGCGCGGTACTCGGACCGGCTCGTGGTGCTCCACGACGGCGGCGTCGTCGCGGACGGCGCTCCCGTCGACGTCCTCACGCCGGCCGTGCTCGAGCGTGCGTTCGGGTTGCACGCCCGCGTCGTCCCGGACCCCGTGACGGGGGCGCCGATGGTCGTCCCGGAGGCCGACGGACACACTGCGTGACGTCGGGCGTCGACCGGAACTGGTGCGATCCCGCTGGTTAGGTTAGGCTCACCTAACGTGAACACTCCCCGCCGCGGCTCCGTTCGTGCCGCCCTCCTGACCGCCGTCACCGCGACGGCCCTCATCCTCACCGCGTGCTCCAGCACCGGTGCCTCCGACGACACCGGCAGCGACGCGAAGGCGTCCTCCGGGGCCTGGTCGTACGAGGACGCCACGGGCACGACGGTGACGGTCGACCACAGGCCGGAGCGCGTCGTGGTCCTCAACGACATCGCCATCTCGTTCATCGAGTACGGCCTCCGCCCGGTCGGCACCTTCGGGCAGCTCCCGATGACGAAGGACGCCCGGTTCGACGACCTCGACCAGGACGGCATCACGCAGCTCGGCACCGCCTACGGCGACATCGACCTCGAGCAGCTCGCCGCGCTGAAGCCCGACCTCGTCGTGACCTCGGTCTACCCGACCGACGCGAAGGGCACGCTCGACGCCTCGCAGCCTGCCTACGGCTTCAAGGACAAGGAGCAGCAGGAACAGGTCGAGGCCATCGCCCCGGTCGCCACCGTCAAGTGGGGCGGCAAGGGTCTCGACGTCATCGAGCACATCGCCGACCTCGCCGAGGACCTCGGCGCGGAGGAGTCCGCCGTCGACTCGGCCGAGAAGGAGTTCGACACCGCGAAGGAGACCCTCCGGACCGCGTCCGAGGAGAGCGGCGTGTCCGTCGTCTCGATGTACGCCGACGGTGACGGCGCCT encodes the following:
- a CDS encoding alpha-L-arabinofuranosidase C-terminal domain-containing protein, with the translated sequence MPRTHLVLDSAFTVGPVRRRLFGGFVEHLGRHVYDGIHEPAHESADEHGFRKDVIELVKELGVTTIRYPGGNFVSGYKWEDGVGPVEQRPRRLDLAWHSTETNEVGLHEFQQWLDSVGSELMLAVNLGTRGTAEAIELLEYANIGGGTARSEERKANGREEPFGITMWCLGNEMDGPWQLGHKNAEDYGKLAAMTAKAMRQIQPDLELVACGSSGASMPTFGEWERTVLEHAYDDVDYISAHAYYEEDDDLTSFLASGANMDHFIKTVTTAADHVQAHKKSDKRIDISFDEWNVWSITKWEAKAKTFTLEDWPVAPRLLEDVYTVADAVVLGGLLISLLRHADRVASASIAQLVNVIGPIMTEPGGEAWRQTTFFPFSVTSRLAHGTSLDVVASGDTVDGGKHGTVPVVDAAATVEDGRAAIFLVNRHQTESTTVTIDLAGLSVEGDVHAEGIWDDDLHAVNDLSNTARVGLRTNESVRREGDTVTIELPPVSWTALSIG
- a CDS encoding extracellular solute-binding protein, whose product is MPNRPVPPPRGSTFTRRSLLAAGAAAATVLPLASCASPLAAGIAGAPLNPETLVFWNLFGGGDGVRMKTMEDGYAKQHGGSSALQATTFAWGNPYYSKVTLATVGNKPPDVAIAHLTRAKPLWDGDLLDPITADDLASVGLKASDFNQKAWTAQKTDGNNIAIPLDTHPFVLFYNVEVCRKAGLLDSDDQLTDLNGMENFERALAAVSKVTGGNALNVANVVPETATPWRFFWTMYNQIEGATPFISDGGAKLTVNEDAYNEVTSRTQKWVKEGWMNKALDYATAQSLMFDGKAGFFMQGEWEISTAQSIKGLEFGMAPIPQLYDKPATQADAHTFILPKKDRTPEQRKQHLLFIKQMLEQSLTWAEGGHVPAYMPTFDSSAYKELKPQSNYAAAAETAVFDDAAWYGGSGSTFEGTVGAQLALVQQGSSSPAQALSAIKSQLATYLNTPSPL
- a CDS encoding sugar ABC transporter permease yields the protein MTTAPVLDRPTDAATAPRRLRSYRTSVTRGQGRSGWLFLAPFGLFYVAFLLGPTIWMIVTSFFNTSTVRTGLGSFAGFANYAEMLGRSDFWSSLWHTLQFTLYTTPPLVILAFVFAVLTNRMNKGQWFFRLAFFLPFILPSATISLIWVFIFTPATGLWATLQTALGMTPGSGMLSSPNTAMIGVAIATIWWTLGFNFVLYLAGLQEIPRELYEAAAVDGASNWQQIKSITLPLLGRTTTLVILLQIIASLKIFDQVYLMTNGGPGISTQVSLQLITGVGFTDNRLGAASAASVLLFIVIVAIAVIRQLVERAAAKREIGA
- a CDS encoding carbohydrate ABC transporter permease, producing the protein MTATESITTGRAKLRTGVSSAAPTSAAKIGVSGRGFTIASAVVLTVFAIIWLIPSLFALKTSLSDNGVAALGAGAILSDWNPTLHSYSSLFQSGDIWNWYLASGITSVVTAVLTVMFASMAAFALSRLVFRGRNVAFLLIILGIMIPTQVLIIPIFQELNAVGLLNTYWSVIFPQVPAVIAVFIFKQFFDGIPKELEEAARIDGASIWKVYWSVILPLSRPVIAAVTILTFVGVWNNLLLPLFVLSNPDLMTIPVGLATVQGSFGQRYADIQAGALLAALPLIILYLVFQRQIVEGVTGSGLKG
- a CDS encoding VOC family protein, with product MSCRLSELVLNCDDPEALSRFWCAVLDYVELGREDDGIEIGPASGFGGAAPTIILARVAHAKSQPLRLHLDVNPVDRDQDAELERLLALGARPAEVGQTGDESWHVLQDPEGNEFCLLRSRLAPLASA
- a CDS encoding siderophore-interacting protein, translating into MAKIPRLMPENPRLFRARVVRTGRHTPSIHRVTIASDEIRDFPFLGFDHWFRLFLQRPEQDAFRMPEIDGAKWWPQYLRIPEESRPHCANYTVAGHRPELGEMDIDFVVHTNGDGELEGRAAVWACGARPGDELALLDQGCIFDCPDDTSEVVIAAEETGLPAVVGIARSLPRDTVGRIIQEVPTALDIRDLDAPVGVTVTWLVRGDAHAVPGRAALAELQRHVPRDDRGYAFVVGESRLATEGRRHLHRAGLPKSRITFSGFWKHDARMPVPA
- a CDS encoding iron ABC transporter permease → MPPPPLTVPTAPTAPPGAVIGAAGVHRRTARRRIGVLLGLAAVVLGAAVASMLLGSNHIGAERVVAGLTRSGSGTDEAIVWGSRVPRTLIGAAVGAALGMAGLLMQGHTRNPLADPGLFGVSAGAGLAVVLGVFVFGVTNTGASVWFALVGAVVASVVVFSVTVAGSGTASPVPLALAGAAVSALLGALTSFIVLTDQASLDAYRLWVVGSLSGRQLDVLQAAWPFMAVGLVLAIWNTRALDALGLGPELAKGLGEDLLTARLVGLGGITLLAAGATAAAGPVAFVGLTVPHVARAVVGTGHRWTLPATALLGAALVLLADVVGRLIGGFAEVEVGIVLAVIGGPVFVAVARRRSLVSL
- a CDS encoding iron ABC transporter permease, translated to MSAATTPAPAVGAPKGDRKGIRIGPVGLAWRPHVLTATVVAVGVALLLVVLGVAVGSTFIAPGTVVRALIGLESGPESFIVTTLRLPRVLTGALVGVTLAVAGALTQTFTRNPLGTPDIIGVTSGASVGAVAAVVLGGGSYSVSALVLGGGMPVAATIGALVAATIVYGLGWRGGVQSHRLILVGIGVSATLDALTSYLLVRAKITQATAASQWLVGSLSSTSWTTVWPLLVIAAVGVPIALATSAALGIGQLGDEVATGVGLGVQRHRLLVIGLAVVLTAAAVAAAGPVGFVAFVVPQIALRLAGTNRPPLVLSAALGAVLVLGADLLARSAFPWQVPVGIVTTVIGAPYLIWLLIRHRKEMSR
- a CDS encoding ABC transporter ATP-binding protein, whose translation is MTTTTPPATAAASAPDRLHAGPVLEARGLSVGYDRSPVLRDLDLSIGRGTVTTFLGANGCGKSTLLKALGRVLKPQAGEVLLDGTPIRKEANRSVARKLAILPQSPLAPAGTSVLDLVMRGRNPHQSWARPWTAEDAAVAEDAIAATGLTEVAHRDVASLSGGQRQRAWIALVLAQRADTLLLDEPTTYLDLAHQLDVLRLVRRINREQGATVVMVLHDLTLAARYSDRLVVLHDGGVVADGAPVDVLTPAVLERAFGLHARVVPDPVTGAPMVVPEADGHTA
- a CDS encoding ABC transporter substrate-binding protein, which codes for MNTPRRGSVRAALLTAVTATALILTACSSTGASDDTGSDAKASSGAWSYEDATGTTVTVDHRPERVVVLNDIAISFIEYGLRPVGTFGQLPMTKDARFDDLDQDGITQLGTAYGDIDLEQLAALKPDLVVTSVYPTDAKGTLDASQPAYGFKDKEQQEQVEAIAPVATVKWGGKGLDVIEHIADLAEDLGAEESAVDSAEKEFDTAKETLRTASEESGVSVVSMYADGDGAYVTRPSDEPTLQMWSDFGVDLVTPKPEGFYWGIYSWENAGQISADVILLSQQGYQVSDLEKQPTFADNPALEAGQVHSFTFPALDYASQADYMTKLAGWLDDSKPVA